AGATACGACACGATCCGAGGCGTAAGCGGGGATACGACGCTTAGTCTCTAGATCCTCGACGATGATACTATTCTTGGTGTGTGTCAGGAGCTTAAAGAGTCCTGGCTTGCCTGAGATGGATAAGATTTCTTTGAGCATAAACTATATTATGTAGCGAAAGCCCTCGAGGCTCTCGTGATATCACCTGCAAAGATACCAAAATAGTATCGTATGGTGTGTACACGGACCACTCTTTTAATTTGGCAGGCCGAGCAATGATAAGGATTTGGACAGCCAGTGCCACTACAGAACGTATCTAATACGACAACGGACGCCCGATCTCGTGCGTCCGTCGTCTAGGGGAGGAGTGTAGCCAGCACAACTAGCCCTCTGCGGGCTTGGTCTTAAAGTCGAAGTAAGCAGGATCTGTCGTCAGTCCTAAATCCTTATCCCACCCGAATAGCACTAAGACGTAGTCTGTATTTGGTGTCAGACCAGTATTAGTCTCTTCATTGATCTGTAACTCACCAACCTTGAAAGCATCTGGCATAGGATCCATCTGGTGTACGCTCTGCACTAGCTTGTAGCACATCATCTCCTTTGCGGGTACACCATCTAGTACTTCGTTACCAGGCTTCGGATTGCGGTAAAAGTCTACATAGCGCTTGCTCTGTATAGCGTAGAAGTAAGACTTCGTCATATCCGACGGACGCACCAAAGCTGAGACCCATGAGTCGCTAGGGGTAAGGTTCTCAACATTAAAGGTGAAGTTTAGCATCGTACGAGGTTTCGTCTTCTGCTCGAGCTCTATGACCTTAGTTAGCTCGTAGCCATCCTGATCCATACCATAGATTCTTGCGACAATGGTATGATCAGCTGGATAAGGATAGTCTGAGCCTGAGATCTCTCCTAGGTCAAACTCTCTCGTCCCCTTGAAGGACTCCCGAGCCATAGCCTCTCTGTATCCTGCGCTTCCTATTTCGCCACCTGAGACAGCCTTCCACCACTCACGATTGGCATTGGGCTGATTCTGTAGGTTATTGAGGATGCGATCGTAGCCCTCTCGCGTACCAGCATTGACTGAGTAGAGCATCTCAGGATCTTTAGGCGTCACCTTAATGTAGACGTTAGTTGCCGTCACCCTAAGGATCTCTATGGCAAAGTCCTCTTTGGGAGCTGGCTCCTGGA
The sequence above is a segment of the Porphyromonas vaginalis genome. Coding sequences within it:
- a CDS encoding Ig-like domain-containing protein translates to MKRTIFYLLLLLPLLTLVSCDDDVNTPVEQKVETLAITPDKATMTIGESLQLQVTQQPNLNKPVAFRSLNAELATVSDKGVVTAVAKGETTILAEVDGVSASCKITIQEPAPKEDFAIEILRVTATNVYIKVTPKDPEMLYSVNAGTREGYDRILNNLQNQPNANREWWKAVSGGEIGSAGYREAMARESFKGTREFDLGEISGSDYPYPADHTIVARIYGMDQDGYELTKVIELEQKTKPRTMLNFTFNVENLTPSDSWVSALVRPSDMTKSYFYAIQSKRYVDFYRNPKPGNEVLDGVPAKEMMCYKLVQSVHQMDPMPDAFKVGELQINEETNTGLTPNTDYVLVLFGWDKDLGLTTDPAYFDFKTKPAEG